From Zonotrichia albicollis isolate bZonAlb1 unplaced genomic scaffold, bZonAlb1.hap1 Scaffold_257, whole genome shotgun sequence, the proteins below share one genomic window:
- the LOC141727915 gene encoding olfactory receptor 14I1-like, translating into MSNSSSIRHFLLLALADTRQLQLLHFCLLLGISLAALLANSLIISAVACGHHLHTPMFFFLLNLALTDLGMICTTVPKAMHNSLWDTRNISYSGCAAQLFFFMFFISAELSVLTVMCYDRYVSICKPLHYRILLGSRACAHMAAAAWASAFLNALLHTANTFSLPLCHGNALGQFFCEIPQILKFSCSKSYFREFGLLVVSTCLAFGCFVFIFFSYVQIFSAVLRIPSEQGRHKAFSTCLPHLAVVSLFLSTIIFAHLKPPSMASPSLDLALSVLYSVVPPALNPLIYSLRNPELKAAVWSLMTGGFQKY; encoded by the coding sequence atgtccaacagcagctccatcaggcacttcctcctgctggcactggcagacacgcggcagctgcagctcctgcacttctgcctcttgctgggcatctccctggctgccctcctggccaacaGTCTCATCATCAGCGctgtagcctgcggccaccacctgcacacgcccatgttcttcttcctgctcaacctggccctcactgacttgggcatgatctgcaccactgtccccaaagccatgcacaattcgctctgggacaccaggaacatctcctactcagggtgtgctgctcagctctttttctttatgttcttcatctcagcagagctttccGTCCTGACagtcatgtgctacgaccgctatgtgtccatctgcaaacccctgcactacaggatcctcctgggcagcagagcttgtgcccacatggcagcagctgcctgggccagtgcctttctcaatgctctgctgcacacagcaaatacattttccctgcccctgtgccatggcaatgccctgggccagttcttctgtgaaatcccacagatcctgaagttctcctgctccaaatcctacttCAGGGAATTTGGGCTTCTTGTAGTTAGTACCTGTTTagcatttggttgttttgtattcatttttttctcctatgtgcagatcttcagcgccgtgctgaggatcccctctgagcagggacggcacaaagccttttccacctgcctccctcacctggccgtggtctctctgttcctcagcactaTCATATTTGCTCatctgaagcccccctccatggcctccccatccctggatctggccctgtcagttctgtactcggtggtgcctccagccctgaaccccctcatctacagcctgaggaacccagagctcaaggctgcagtgtggagtcTGATGACTGGAGGGTTTCAGAAGTATTAA